One part of the Streptomyces lienomycini genome encodes these proteins:
- the ung gene encoding uracil-DNA glycosylase: MTDTAMLPESWREVLGGELQQPYFKELMEFVEEERANGPVYPPREEVFAALEATPFDRVKVLVLGQDPYHGEGQGHGLCFSVRPGVKVPPSLRNIYKEMHAELDTPIPDNGYLMPWAKQGVLLLNAVLTVRAGEANSHKGRGWELFTDAVIRAVAGRTDPAVFVLWGNYAQKKLPLIDETRHVVVKGAHPSPLSAKKFFGSRPFTRINEAVGAQGHEPIDWTVPNLG, from the coding sequence GTGACCGACACCGCCATGCTGCCCGAGTCCTGGCGCGAGGTGCTGGGCGGCGAGCTGCAGCAGCCGTACTTCAAGGAGCTGATGGAGTTCGTCGAGGAGGAGCGGGCGAACGGCCCCGTCTACCCTCCGCGCGAGGAGGTCTTCGCCGCGCTGGAGGCCACGCCCTTCGACCGGGTGAAGGTGCTGGTCCTCGGCCAGGACCCCTACCACGGCGAGGGCCAGGGGCACGGGCTGTGCTTCTCGGTCCGGCCGGGCGTGAAGGTCCCGCCGTCCCTGCGGAACATCTACAAGGAGATGCACGCGGAGCTGGACACCCCGATCCCGGACAACGGATATCTGATGCCCTGGGCGAAGCAGGGGGTCCTGCTGCTCAACGCGGTGCTCACGGTCCGCGCCGGCGAGGCGAACTCGCACAAGGGCCGCGGCTGGGAGCTGTTCACCGACGCGGTGATCCGCGCGGTGGCCGGCCGGACCGACCCGGCCGTGTTCGTGCTGTGGGGCAACTACGCGCAGAAGAAGCTGCCGCTGATCGACGAGACGCGGCACGTGGTGGTCAAGGGCGCGCACCCCTCGCCGCTGTCGGCGAAGAAGTTCTTCGGCTCCCGCCCGTTCACCCGGATCAACGAGGCGGTCGGGGCGCAGGGCCACGAGCCGATCGACTGGACCGTCCCGAATCTGGGCTGA
- a CDS encoding ABC transporter substrate-binding protein, producing MFNRNRGLRRVVAIVSMSSLATGCGILSPDDPKDEGPIVVGTTSAPSTLDPAASWDGSWELFRNIYQTLLSYPSGATAPQPDAAEKCAFTDSTNRVYRCELREGLTFSNGDRLDARAVKYSIDRIKDINVNGGPAGLLGSLERVQAPSGREVVFHLNKPDATFPFVLATPAMSIVDPDDYPADALREDAGVVGSGPYTLQSYKDGERAELVRNDRYEGFAERHNKAVTVRYFKDSAGMVKALRDGAIQVTYRGLAADDVIDLQGKSGKDEHLQLVEGSGTEISYLVFNPEDPWAGRKAVRQAVAQVIDRAAIAHEVYQDTVDPLYSMVPAGLTGHTTGFFDDYGDPSVPKARELLEDAGITEPVPLTLWYTSDRYGSETAEEFKEIKRQLDASGLFEVTLESRPWKTYVAGYQKGEYPVFGRGWSPDFPDAENFIAPFVGEQNALGTPYVAPEITGELLPRSRRESDRANVERQFERAQQIMVDDARLLPLWQGKQYVAVSTEISGAEQALDPSTIMMMWQFRRKTSW from the coding sequence GTGTTCAACCGGAACCGAGGCCTGCGGCGGGTGGTGGCCATCGTGTCCATGTCGTCGCTGGCCACCGGATGCGGCATCCTGTCGCCCGACGATCCCAAGGACGAAGGACCCATCGTCGTGGGGACCACGAGCGCCCCCAGCACCCTCGATCCGGCCGCCTCCTGGGACGGCTCCTGGGAGTTGTTCCGGAACATCTACCAGACGCTCCTGAGCTACCCCAGCGGCGCCACCGCGCCCCAGCCCGACGCCGCGGAGAAGTGCGCGTTCACCGACTCCACGAACCGGGTGTACCGGTGCGAGCTGCGCGAGGGCCTGACCTTCTCCAACGGCGACCGCCTCGACGCCCGGGCGGTCAAGTACTCGATCGACCGGATCAAGGACATCAACGTCAACGGCGGCCCGGCCGGCCTGCTCGGCAGCCTCGAACGGGTCCAGGCGCCCAGCGGGCGCGAGGTGGTCTTCCACCTCAACAAGCCCGATGCCACCTTCCCGTTCGTGCTCGCCACGCCCGCCATGTCGATCGTCGACCCCGACGACTACCCCGCGGACGCCCTGCGCGAGGACGCCGGTGTCGTGGGCTCGGGACCGTACACCCTCCAGTCGTACAAGGACGGCGAACGGGCCGAACTCGTGCGCAACGACCGCTACGAGGGTTTCGCCGAGCGCCACAACAAGGCGGTGACCGTCCGCTACTTCAAGGACTCCGCCGGCATGGTGAAGGCGCTGCGCGACGGCGCCATCCAGGTGACCTACCGGGGCCTCGCCGCCGACGACGTCATCGACCTCCAGGGCAAGTCCGGCAAGGACGAGCACCTCCAACTGGTCGAGGGCAGCGGAACGGAGATCAGCTACCTGGTCTTCAACCCCGAGGACCCCTGGGCGGGACGCAAGGCGGTGCGCCAGGCCGTCGCCCAGGTGATCGACCGGGCGGCGATCGCCCACGAGGTCTACCAGGACACCGTCGATCCACTGTACTCGATGGTCCCCGCCGGTCTCACCGGTCACACCACGGGCTTCTTCGACGACTACGGCGACCCCAGCGTCCCCAAGGCGCGCGAGCTGCTCGAGGACGCCGGCATCACCGAACCCGTGCCGCTCACCCTCTGGTACACCAGCGACCGCTACGGCTCCGAGACGGCCGAGGAGTTCAAGGAGATCAAGCGGCAGCTCGACGCCTCGGGGCTGTTCGAGGTCACCCTCGAGAGCCGTCCCTGGAAGACGTACGTCGCGGGCTACCAGAAGGGCGAGTACCCGGTGTTCGGACGCGGCTGGTCCCCGGACTTCCCGGACGCGGAGAACTTCATCGCCCCCTTCGTCGGCGAGCAGAACGCCCTCGGCACGCCCTACGTCGCACCGGAGATCACCGGTGAGCTGCTGCCGCGTTCGCGCCGGGAGAGCGACCGGGCCAACGTGGAGCGGCAGTTCGAGCGGGCGCAGCAGATCATGGTGGACGACGCCCGGCTGCTGCCGCTGTGGCAGGGCAAGCAGTACGTCGCCGTCAGCACGGAGATATCGGGCGCGGAACAGGCCCTGGACCCGTCGACGATCATGATGATGTGGCAGTTCCGCCGGAAGACGAGCTGGTAG
- a CDS encoding SDR family oxidoreductase produces MTELPGLSGKVALVTGASRGIGYGVAEALVARGDRVCITGRNEDALKEAVDRLGSDRVIGVAGKAHDEVHQAVAVERVMEAFGRVDFLVNNAGTNPVFGPIADLDLNVARKVFETNVISALGFAQRTWHAWQKDNGGAIVNIASVAGLSPSPFIAAYGVSKAALINLTAQLAHEFAPKVRVNAIAPAVVKTKFAAALYEGREEEAASGYPLGRLGVPSDIGGAAEFLTSEQSAWVTGQTLVVDGGIFLNAGVA; encoded by the coding sequence ATGACTGAACTGCCCGGACTCTCCGGCAAGGTCGCGCTCGTCACGGGCGCCAGCCGCGGCATCGGCTACGGTGTCGCCGAGGCGCTGGTCGCGCGCGGCGACCGGGTCTGCATCACCGGCCGCAACGAGGACGCGCTGAAGGAGGCCGTCGACCGGCTCGGCTCCGACCGGGTGATCGGCGTCGCGGGCAAGGCGCACGACGAGGTCCACCAGGCCGTCGCCGTCGAGCGCGTGATGGAGGCCTTCGGACGCGTCGACTTCCTGGTCAACAACGCCGGTACCAACCCGGTGTTCGGGCCGATCGCCGACCTCGACCTGAACGTCGCGCGCAAGGTCTTCGAGACCAACGTGATCTCCGCGCTCGGCTTCGCGCAGCGCACCTGGCACGCCTGGCAGAAGGACAACGGGGGCGCGATCGTCAACATCGCCTCGGTCGCGGGTCTCTCCCCGTCCCCCTTCATCGCCGCGTACGGGGTCAGCAAGGCCGCGCTGATCAACCTCACCGCGCAGCTCGCGCACGAGTTCGCGCCCAAGGTGCGGGTCAACGCGATCGCACCGGCGGTCGTGAAGACCAAGTTCGCCGCCGCCCTGTACGAGGGCCGCGAGGAGGAGGCCGCCTCGGGCTACCCGCTGGGCCGGCTCGGCGTGCCCTCCGACATCGGGGGTGCCGCCGAGTTCCTCACCTCGGAGCAGTCCGCCTGGGTCACCGGTCAGACGCTCGTCGTCGACGGCGGCATCTTCCTCAACGCGGGCGTGGCCTGA
- the fabG gene encoding 3-oxoacyl-ACP reductase FabG, whose product MSTTEQRVAVVTGAARGIGAATAVRLAAEGRAVAVIDLDEAACKDTVEKITAAGGRALAVGCDVSDEAQVEAAVARIAEELGAPTILVNNAGVLRDNLLFKMSVSDWDTVMNVHLRGAFLMSKACQKHMVDAKFGRIVNLSSSSALGNRGQVNYSAAKAGLQGFTKTLAKELGKFGVTANSVAPGFIATEMTKATADRVGMGFDDFKAAAATQIPVARVGEPDDIANAIAFFTGEAAGFVSGQVLYVAGGPLD is encoded by the coding sequence ATGTCCACCACTGAGCAGCGGGTCGCCGTAGTCACCGGAGCCGCGCGCGGCATCGGTGCCGCCACCGCCGTACGACTGGCCGCCGAGGGCCGTGCCGTCGCCGTCATCGACCTCGACGAGGCGGCCTGCAAGGACACCGTGGAGAAGATCACCGCGGCCGGCGGCAGGGCGCTCGCGGTCGGCTGCGACGTCTCCGACGAGGCGCAGGTCGAGGCGGCCGTCGCGCGCATCGCCGAGGAGCTGGGTGCGCCGACGATCCTCGTCAACAACGCGGGCGTGCTGCGCGACAACCTGCTGTTCAAGATGAGCGTCTCCGACTGGGACACCGTCATGAACGTGCACCTGCGCGGTGCCTTCCTGATGTCGAAGGCCTGCCAGAAGCACATGGTGGACGCCAAGTTCGGCCGCATCGTCAACCTGTCCTCCTCCTCCGCCCTCGGCAACCGCGGCCAGGTCAACTACTCCGCCGCCAAGGCCGGTCTCCAGGGCTTCACCAAGACCCTCGCCAAGGAGCTGGGCAAGTTCGGCGTCACCGCCAACTCCGTCGCCCCCGGCTTCATCGCCACCGAGATGACGAAGGCCACCGCCGACCGCGTCGGCATGGGCTTCGACGACTTCAAGGCCGCCGCCGCCACCCAGATCCCGGTCGCGCGCGTGGGCGAGCCCGACGACATCGCCAACGCCATCGCCTTCTTCACCGGCGAGGCCGCCGGGTTCGTCTCCGGCCAGGTGCTGTACGTGGCCGGCGGACCGCTCGACTAG
- a CDS encoding DUF3037 domain-containing protein: protein MSDRHVFEYALLRVVPRVERGECVNAGVLVYCRARSYVGARTHLDEGRLLALDPHVDLPGVRAALRAVEGVCAGGEAAGQAAEDDPGRRFRWLIAPRSTIVQPGPVHTGLTTDPAAETERLLGLLVR, encoded by the coding sequence ATGAGCGACCGTCACGTCTTCGAGTACGCGCTGCTGCGCGTCGTACCGCGCGTCGAGCGCGGGGAGTGCGTCAACGCCGGCGTGCTCGTCTACTGCCGGGCCAGGTCCTACGTCGGTGCCCGCACCCACCTCGACGAGGGCAGGCTCCTCGCCCTGGACCCGCACGTGGACCTGCCCGGCGTGCGGGCGGCGCTGCGTGCCGTGGAGGGCGTGTGCGCCGGCGGGGAAGCGGCGGGCCAGGCGGCCGAGGACGACCCCGGCCGCCGCTTCCGCTGGCTGATCGCACCCCGGTCGACCATCGTCCAGCCGGGACCCGTCCACACCGGTCTCACCACCGACCCGGCGGCCGAGACGGAACGGCTCCTCGGCCTGCTGGTGCGGTAG
- a CDS encoding HipA family kinase, which yields MLKEVIATRYITPLREGGSLPGLVEADDFGTYVLKFTGAGQGRKTLVAEVVCGELARRLGFRVPRLVAVDLDPVLGLGEPDQQVQELLKSSGGTNLGMEFLSGALGFDPLAFEVSAEEAGRIVWFDALVNNVDRSWRNPNLLRLRGETWLIDHGATMIWHHNWPGAEASAARPYAAADHALASFAPDVRSAAAALAPRVTEELLAEVTAEIPDVWLRDEPGFATPDDLRRAYAEPLLARAATIHERVEPAQGKR from the coding sequence ATGCTCAAGGAAGTCATCGCGACCCGCTACATCACGCCGTTGCGTGAGGGCGGCTCGCTGCCGGGACTCGTCGAGGCCGACGACTTCGGGACGTACGTCCTGAAGTTCACCGGCGCGGGCCAGGGCCGCAAGACGCTCGTCGCCGAGGTGGTCTGCGGCGAACTCGCCCGCCGGCTGGGCTTCCGGGTGCCGCGACTGGTCGCGGTCGACCTCGACCCGGTGCTCGGGCTCGGCGAACCCGACCAGCAGGTACAGGAGTTGCTCAAGTCCAGCGGCGGCACCAACCTCGGCATGGAATTCCTCTCCGGCGCGCTCGGTTTCGACCCGCTCGCCTTCGAGGTGAGCGCCGAGGAGGCCGGACGGATCGTCTGGTTCGACGCGCTGGTCAACAACGTCGACCGGTCCTGGCGCAACCCCAACCTGCTGCGGCTGCGCGGCGAGACGTGGCTCATCGACCACGGCGCCACCATGATCTGGCACCACAACTGGCCCGGCGCCGAGGCCTCCGCCGCCCGCCCCTACGCCGCCGCCGACCACGCCCTCGCGTCCTTCGCGCCGGACGTCCGCTCGGCCGCCGCCGCACTCGCGCCCCGGGTCACCGAGGAACTCCTGGCCGAGGTCACCGCCGAGATCCCGGACGTCTGGCTGCGGGACGAGCCCGGCTTCGCCACGCCCGACGACCTCCGCAGGGCCTACGCCGAGCCCCTGCTCGCGCGGGCCGCCACCATCCACGAACGCGTCGAGCCGGCCCAGGGGAAGCGATGA
- a CDS encoding Rieske (2Fe-2S) protein: protein MTSASFHPAAGPARRTVVAAAGAAGLTAVLTACGGSDDDASSDTVASGSASQEAGGGGSGGGENAGAGAALAATADIPEGGGKVFPDQKVVVTQPAAGEFKAFSATCTHQGCAVKSVADGVINCPCHNSNFSITDGSVQSGPATKPLPAVRIAVGGDSIRLAE, encoded by the coding sequence ATGACCAGCGCATCGTTTCACCCCGCAGCGGGACCGGCCCGTCGTACCGTCGTGGCGGCGGCCGGAGCGGCGGGACTCACCGCCGTGCTGACCGCCTGCGGAGGCTCGGACGACGACGCTTCGAGCGACACCGTCGCCTCCGGCTCCGCGTCCCAGGAGGCGGGCGGCGGCGGTTCGGGCGGCGGCGAGAACGCCGGGGCCGGAGCGGCGCTCGCCGCGACCGCCGACATACCCGAGGGCGGCGGGAAGGTCTTCCCCGATCAGAAGGTGGTGGTCACCCAGCCGGCGGCGGGCGAGTTCAAGGCGTTCTCCGCCACCTGCACCCACCAGGGCTGCGCCGTGAAGAGCGTGGCCGACGGCGTCATCAACTGCCCGTGCCACAACAGCAACTTCTCGATCACCGACGGCAGTGTGCAGAGCGGTCCGGCGACCAAACCGCTGCCCGCCGTGCGGATCGCGGTCGGCGGGGACTCGATCCGGCTGGCCGAATGA
- a CDS encoding pyridoxamine 5'-phosphate oxidase family protein, with amino-acid sequence MTVPQRRGRRIMMTPGELEEFLTGRRTCRLATVSADGAPHVSTLWFVWDGSSMWLYSVVRSRRWTDLRRDPRVAVVVDTGEEYDELRGAELSGRVEFVGEVPRTGELRAELDLPETLFARKYFDLQEMPHDGRHAWLRLTPEKVVSWDFRKLASR; translated from the coding sequence ATGACCGTGCCGCAGCGCCGGGGCCGCAGGATCATGATGACGCCCGGTGAGCTGGAGGAGTTCCTGACCGGCCGGCGCACGTGCCGCCTCGCCACGGTCTCGGCCGACGGCGCCCCGCACGTCAGCACGCTCTGGTTCGTGTGGGACGGCTCCTCGATGTGGCTGTACTCGGTCGTGCGCAGCAGACGCTGGACCGACCTGCGGCGCGACCCGCGGGTGGCGGTCGTCGTCGACACGGGCGAGGAGTACGACGAGTTGCGGGGCGCGGAGCTGTCCGGCCGGGTGGAGTTCGTGGGCGAGGTGCCGCGCACCGGTGAGCTGCGCGCCGAACTCGATCTCCCGGAGACCCTGTTCGCCCGCAAGTACTTCGACCTCCAGGAGATGCCGCACGACGGCCGGCACGCCTGGCTGCGGCTGACGCCGGAGAAGGTCGTCTCCTGGGACTTCCGCAAGCTGGCGTCCCGGTAA